The genomic DNA AAAGGTGCTTTTGACATTACAGTTGGAGCGATTACTATAAGAGCAAGGCGATACAAAGAACTATCAGAAGAAGATGCAAAAAGGCTTGTGGATTATAAAAAAGTGGAGATAGAAGGGAACAAAGTCTTTTTAATGGAGAAGGGTATGGCGATAGACCTCGGTGGTATTGGAAAGGGATACGCTGTACAGAAGGCTTACGAAAAATTAAAAACACCAAAGGGCTTTATATCCATAGCTGGAGATATGAAGGTATGGGGACAAAAAAGGCTCTTAGGCGTTTACGATCCGATCAAAAAAGGTGTTCTAATGGAAGGTGTGAACAGAAAGGATCTGTGCCTTTCTACATCTGGAAACTATTTCAGATCACACATAATAGGAAAACCCAATCACCTTATTCAGGTAACGATAGCTTATACAGACTGTACCTTAACGGATGCCTTTGCTACAGCTGTATTCGCTATGAGTGACGAACAGAGACGTAGCTTTCTTGAAAGGCATAATGACGTAGGTGTTTTGTTACTCTACCAAGATGGCTCTATTTACTTTAACAGAGCCTTCCTTGATTACTTTGAATTCGTTATCTTCCGCGAAGGAAATAGGTGATCTCCACTTTAGTATTTAAGATTTATAAATCTTCAAACCTGATAATG from Hydrogenobacter sp. includes the following:
- a CDS encoding FAD:protein FMN transferase; the encoded protein is MLLILILLFLSLSFSKEEVFYLMGTYAFIDLPEGKNYEAYRYMRSLEEKLSDYIENSEVSQINTKAGIEAVEVSPETLEVIKKALYVSQLTKGAFDITVGAITIRARRYKELSEEDAKRLVDYKKVEIEGNKVFLMEKGMAIDLGGIGKGYAVQKAYEKLKTPKGFISIAGDMKVWGQKRLLGVYDPIKKGVLMEGVNRKDLCLSTSGNYFRSHIIGKPNHLIQVTIAYTDCTLTDAFATAVFAMSDEQRRSFLERHNDVGVLLLYQDGSIYFNRAFLDYFEFVIFREGNR